The genomic stretch CTTAAGAAGACATACCGCCGGCTGGCGATGCAATGGCACCCGGATAAGAATCCAAATAATAAGAAGGAGGCAGAGGCCAAGTTCAAGCAGATCTCTGAGGCATACGAGGCGAGTGCTTGCCGTTTCTTCTTGTATCGGTCTTGCTCTTATAAATGAAAGAtaaaggatttcattttatcTCTTTAAATATGTTGTTTCTCTTTAGGAACTGTCAAATTTTATAATTCATTTGTGTCATATTTCTGAAATTGAGATTCGATTAGAAAAAACATTGCACCACCATATGGAACGCATGCGTTTGATTCAGTAAAGCTTGGATTTAGGATGACCAGAATCAAGGATCAGAAGTTGTAATAATTCACAATTAGAAAACACATCGCTACGAATATGAGATTCAAACTCTAAAGATTTTCGTGATATACATGCTACAATAGACTAAGGGTGCATATGTATCTATTCTTTTACTATAGGTTGCTTAATGTGCTCATACTACTTGTGGATGCACTAAGGAGCTAACTAGGAATCTTTGTTTCTTCATCTATATGTAAATTTTTGAATTCTGTTTATTATTATCTACAACCGTCTTAGTTCCTATTATGCATGCTTGTCTATCTGCATTTCTATTTGCTGTTTTGGAATTCAAGAATTCTTTTAGATTAGTATAATTCAGCATTTTCCTTTTGTTGGCTTTATTTTTTCCTGGTTAATATCTTACAATCTATGTGACTCCATTTATGTTATATTCTTCTAAGTTGCTTAAAGAGTTGATAATGACTTTCCATTTGTTAGAAAGCAAAATAACTACATTCAAAAGTATAAGTTAAGCAGTTTCTGGACCTTTTTTGTTCTTTTTGCAATCTCCTTCAAAACTTCATTTGCTATTTGATCTAGCTTCAGTGTTATGCCATACACCTTGACTATACATATGTGTACTGTCACTATCTTGTCTATTCAATAGTTCCTGTTGGCTTGAAGGAACAAAGTAGTAAGAGTGAAAAATGCAAAACTCTGATACGTAAATTTTTTATCCAGGTGCTAAGTGATCCAAATAAACGGGCAATATATGATCAGTATGGAGAAGAGGGCTTGAAGGGCATGCCTCCTCCTGGTTCACAAAGTGCTACATCGAATGGCACAACTTGTCCTAGTAACTTTAAGTTTAATCCTCGTGATGCTGAAGATATCTTTGCAGAAATTTTTGGGAGCAACAATCCTTTTGGTTTTGAATCCATGAACCGTGCAAAATCTACGAAGTATCAAAGAGATGGGAATGGTACATTTGGTGGTTTTGGTAGGACAAATAGTACTTTCAGGCCATATGCTGAGGGACCTGCTGGTCCAAGCAGTAGCCAGCCAAGGAAACCACCAGCTGTAGAGAACAACCTACCTTGCAGCCTTGAAGAGCTCTACACTGGATCCAAAAGGAAGATGAAGATCTCCAGGAATGTCTTACAATCTAATGGGTATACACCTACTACTTCTAGCATTAAGTGAAATACCATGTTATTAGcatattgaatttcttcatctgTGTTTATCTCTACTTCTTCATTATAGcacttattgttttttttttccatttgatGGTATTTTCTTATCTATTTAGCATACTGAATAAGATTGAAATAATGTATAATAACATTTTGCTTCATTTATTCTGTGGTTATTTACTATCAAGTCCTCAGCAACACATATTATTTGTTCAAAAACTTTTTTGCGTGTGACAAagcatattttttgaatttttatgttGATATATTATTTATCATTATCAATTTGATATTATTTGCTAATCTTAAGGGCATCTAATTGCATGTAAATAAAATGTTCAATTGGATGTCACTGGAGATGCATAAATGGTACCTCGACACCTATTTTAATTTTAGTTCTAGTTTGATTGAACTATCACGATGTATTCTTCTTTGATACTTTAGTCTTTGTTCAAGTTTTCTTTAGCTTTTTAAGAGAACAAAAAAACTGAGAAAGTTCAATTGTACAAAATGGATTTCTACCTTTACAGCTTTCCTTAAACATCGAGTTTGTAGAAGGCATAAAATTTGTTGTCGATCCATAAAATTgtggataataaaattaatgtaaACCTTATTATTGCTTTTCTTTAAACATTTTCCACCTCGAGGAATGCCTAAAAtttattacctttttattatatgtttgtacttttttttttttcattctgccTTTCAGCATAAAGTCCACTCAAACATGATGGGTCATGGACATGTAGACAACTGTTAGAGAGAACCATGTGCATCATTTTGTATGCTGAGTGATGAATTTAAAAAGATAATGTTTTAGTTTGCTGAACTCCTTTCATATGTTGTATTATAGACGGACTACTGTGGAAACAGAGATTCTAACTATTGAAATCAAGCCTGGATGGAAAAAAGGCACCAGGATAACTTTTCCGAACAAAGGAAATGAACAAGTGAACCGACTCTCAGCTGATCTTGTCTTCATTGTTGATGAGAAGCCACATGATGTTTATAAGCGGGACGGCAATGATCTCCAAGTCCACCAGAAAATCTCTTTGGTTGATGCACTTGCTGGGACTACAATAAAGTTGAAGACTCTTGATGGCCGCGATTTGTCGGTCAAGGTTACCGATGTAGTAATCCCTGGCTATGAACTTGTCATTGCAAAGGAGGGGATGCCAATTGCTAAGGAACCAAACAACAAAGGTAACTTAATTATCAAGTTTGATGTGAAGTTCCCATCGAGGTTGACACCAGGCCAGCGAGGTGATATCCGACGTGTCCTAGGAGCTTGACTACAACGAATGTGAAGTACTCTGATACAAGACTAAAATTTCCATTCATCCACCTGGATTCTTTTTACTGAAGATTTCATGATTTGTTGGAACTTACATTCTTATTTAGATATTAATCGTTTAAACTACTGGCTTACGGCATGACCATAATCTACCTAACTTATGATTATTCTTTGACACGAGATTTAACTGTATGTTCCATTTTATTTCACCATTGAAGAGCTATTCATTTTAGGTTGTTTCGATAGCAAATTCGTTACTTGCTGATGCCAATACTGAATTGTCATTTTACCCTTGCTTTTACTTGCTGTACGTGCTTAGACAAGAAGCAGCAGGCAAAAGATTTTGTTGGCGATCGTCGCAAGGGAGAGAGATCTCTTATCTCTGTCCATGGTTTCGATGAATTATTTCAAGCCTTATCGGCTTCATAAAGGACTAATCGTTTCAAGCCTTAACGGGCTCATATACGACTTAACGTTTCAGGCCTTTCATGGAATCTAGTATGTATGATGGAgtgtttcatatatatatattttaatattgttcagtatgtatttattttataatatggGTATATTTTACATAGTTTCATagcttttgtattttttttttaatctctttagTTCGGAAAAACTTATCTTTGTGTGGTTTATAGGATGTGAAATTGGAGCTCAATTTGAGAAGAAAAGCCTTACAAGCATGCATTTCAGCATGATGCACAGTCTGATTGTATCCCTTGACATGATTATGCATCGCCCTGGGAGCATACCGAGCCTCGAAGTATCAATTGAAACATCCAACAAAGAACACTTGTGGTCTGACCGTGTTCCTAATAATCGTATTTTGCACTAAACTTGTCGAGGAGAATTCCAGCATCGAACATGGTCTGGCCATGTCCCATGACACAGCCGTGTTTGCTTGACCATTGATAACTAGAGTGTTGCATAACCAAGCTGTTCTTTCCAACACGGTCATGACACGATGGCGGCACCCCTATTTTTTAGGAAACTCGTACAAGATTTAGAAGACTTTAGAGGCTATAAAAGGATCAAGAGGCATCTGTTCAAGGCATCAAGGGATTTCCTATGATAGGGAATCCTAAGAGAGAGCCGTCTTCCAAAGAGTCACGAGGATTTCGTCCACCGAGGAGCCTAGGAGATCTTTCAAAGATGACATTGACGCCTACCTACGATTGAGTTTTTTTACCTTTCTCTCTTTCATTTGAGTTGTAGTATGTTTAATTTCATGTCTTCAGCTTGTATCTCCATCTTCATAGAGTAGTTTCCTTAATTTTAGGTGATCAAGTCTGAAACATGCGAAAATGACGCACTGGGCACGATGGATGAGGGATTGACTGTTAGAAGACCTTTCTCTTCAAAAAAGATTTCTCCTTCGATCCTGCGCACAAGGAGACGATCCAACAAAATGTCAACGCCTAGAAACCAGGGAAGAGTCCCTAGCGAAGGCCCTTCAACACTCAAATCAGTCCTAGTGTAAAatattgtaataataataataataaggtttaatggacgaATAACATTAgcggaattttaaaaattttttggaaattttctgagaattctTTAGAGCTCGTAAGACGTTTTTTTTACGGGGATAAATTTATAAGTATGGGAAAAAGTCTGTTTGGGATACTCAATTTAAGTATGAGTCGATTAAGGAAATAACTTAGGCTTTACTTAAAATAACCCTAAGTTATAAATCTAAGTTTCCTAATGTAATTAATCGATTCCGTTTATAAATCCCTCACCGTGCCCTAACCTCTTTCTCCGTCGATTTCCTCGCCCTTTCCCCTCTGCTCGATTCTTTTTTCTTCCTCGACGTCGACGCCACAAGGGAGCTGGTCGCCGGCGGCTAAGCACTCCATCTTCCCCATCGATTGAGCTTGCTGGGTGGCCGATATTTCTCCTGGGTCGTCAAATCTGCGCAGGCAATCTCTCAGTGGAGGGAGTGGGATTTGAACCCTAGTCATCGACCTTCCCTCCGACCACATGACGCCACCGGGGCACCGCGAGCACCAGCATCGTGGCTCCGATCGTCGTAGCCGATCGTTGCCTTGATCCTGGCGCacccgtgccctagatcgccggaagCTGAAAACACGAGTAGGCGACAGAGGTAGGTTGCTTGAGCCCTTCCTCGAATTCCATCTTTTGCTAATCTCTGTCGTGCCTTGCCTCCTCCTTAGAGCAGTAATGATTTGGCGATGTGATTGAAAAGTGAGGGCTTAGTTCTTGATCTTGTGCTCAGCTCTTATCCAATTTCTACCATAAGCATCATCGGCAGTTGGAGAGGAAGAGAAATGTATCCAGTAGTAGCAGCTACTCCTTCCAGCAGCACCCTCCCTGGCTGTGGATGAACAGGGCtggctgtgaatttaggtaaggtatAGAGAATTTGGTTTCTTTCGTTGTATCTTACACCTAGAACTGATTTGGAGATTCAATTTAGGGGAGAGCAGCTTTGCAGTAGctttgatcatgaatttctagTAGCAAGTTTCTTCAGTTGTGAATCCTATAGTGGAGCATCTGGTCTGGGTAAGCTTGGATGATGGTTTATGCATAGATTTAATGCAATTTGATTGTAGAGGAATTATGGATACCTATTCTAAAGAGGTTGTGATGGTGTATGGATTGAGATTAGTAAATTCTTATTGATTTGAATTGAATAGggttgatttatattgggttAGATTTGATCATTGGATTTGTTAGGGGTGATCATATGGTTAACCCAAAGTTGATCAACAAATGGGAATAATTGAGGTTAATCATTAACTagggattaattaattaataatggtTCGATTAGAGTTACTCTAATTAGATTagaaattttatttagctatttactacatatataattggtttaatatattatgtgataTGCAGGATGTTGattgagacgagcatctcgacgtgggatctatttcggatacgatctctATTTTTGAgacgggtacttctgacttatctctttgatatagtcattttagatatgcataatagtatatagctagtagtaatgattatgtttgcattttctttggtatgtcactgtttagTTCTTGTAATATGTCTATATTCTTATTTGTCATACATTCATGCTTATATCATCTTGATTGTTGTCATGTGTACTCCTATTCTTAGAAATAATGACATACATTGACCTACTGTGTAGTAGACTTGTTATTCGTCATATCTGATTTGTATACTTAGATTTATGATTCCTAAATCattatatgatttattttttttgggTACATTTTATACGGACGTGTATACGGTCAGTATCTACatatttagtgtcatgcaccatcttgcatgattgcatgttgtgcgattgtctgctccattattgttgagcacatcgccagttatatgatccactcatgggttagtggtatattaggcagggtgtgtgcagtttgctctgtcaggctccactggtccgctcatgggtagtgttgaCTGCAGCGTGGAaacgggcagggatccctcctctagactgtctcagggagatgagagcattgaactcccccactctgtttggggtaggaggataggtgtactccgacagcatcctgtccactcggtcactcaggagcagtgatgacgaagtgcacagttgtcatagctctacccattcagtctcaccatcgcgtgtgagatggctgactggcgtcaggggtgacacatgtcatttttgcatcatatacatggattacatttattgtttgtgcttgCTGTATTATATATGttacattttggtggttgcatatgattgacatgcatacaggtgacattttgtatctggtctgacgacccttatttCCGGATAGAAGattctggtgagtacagtttcttcaACCCTTTTCAGTTTGCATTTCCTACTTTTGTCTAGGAAACTGTACCGCATGATTATTATTGGTAGTTATaacttattatgcatgtctatccGGTATCCGcggagttgttgaactcacaccgttgatatattttttttatttcagatATCAGGTAGAGGTATGTgtagtcgcttggagtatccagTCTGCTAGTttccacgtcacatcagaagactattATCGTTTTCAtttgtgttttatttattttatgtattAAGTGTACTTAACATTGTATATTCCGATTTTATTTTTGGAGtattgttatgtggtattttgtgatttttgttgtgttgtgtaagcctagccgactagcagtcttgttttggtttgtaatggttttctttcgttttccgctatgttttttttttattttagaactGCCAAGTGggctatttaatatatatatatatattgtacacgtgacaatctgaatcatttataCAACCACAAGTAGACATCAGCCACACACGGCTGGAAAATatagacaaccacgcagttatatatatatataactgcgtggttgtttataTTTTCCAACCGTGTGTGGCTGATGTCTACTTGTGGTTGTATAAATGATTCAAATTGTCACATGTACAAGGGAGACGCTGTCGGATTTTCCTCTGgctgggactcctctggggcatgacaatttattagtATCGGAGCCATaagtttacgagtcttatttcctgtgttttggattttctgtTTTAGTTTTCTCGGTGTGactttttcgagttttgggaccagacaGCAGCAGGATatttccaagctataggaggtatgttgatttattgttatcatacatttctgttagtatatgcattgttgtttatgatagttatgacatgtgttagtactctttattagtacttgtctagttgttgtagcatatattacatgtgatgggttaaccAATGATCCTGGTCGACCTTAATAgaaatcaaggattacagtctcaagtgatttttcatatcataccaccagtagttttagcttatgTTACCACTAGTTAATTAGGAGTTGGAGGCACATATCAATCTATGCTATTGTTAGCTTATAGTGGATACCTGCATATTTATGTTGACATAGCTAGTAGAGTACTGATTGATCTTAGTTAGTTTCGTCAgtagatgattgatttactcttgtttgaTCAGTCAGTAGAAGATTGATTTACACTTGTCaacttgggtagtcgtggatcgatttaccttagttgcttgtggagggtTAATGCATTCTTATTGGATTAGCTAGTAGATAATCGAGTTAGTTTTGTTGGTCCGATCAATAGGGGACCGTCATACTCTATTTCTAGAGGTTTGAATCTTTGAGTTaattgtgcttagttaggtatcttaagcacatttgagtacatggcttgtaccgacgtggaaaagactgaattagccatatatTTAGTGTtggcttggtcagtctatagaggatcgatgtatcctatttcatGGGGACTTTGAGCATGGACTGTCTATACCTGGTCAGATGACTTAAAAGGTACAACCAGCTAGGTGACCCCACTAATGTGGAAAGGTGTCCTGTgaaacacttatgagatacaaacGTTATTAGAgtgtataacttggagagtacattcagTTACATGATTTGTACTGGCGTGAGAAAGTTGAAGATAGTTGCTTATCCTTTACGTGATTAGGTACCACGTGAAGGTAGCAGATGATGATACTAGAGATCTAGGCATCACTTGGTGATTACTTTGACGTATTTGGAGAGAGAGTAATCCTCTACCTCTTTTGGTAGCATGATGGTTTATAAGACGGTAATCAGTCGACTCGCCTAAGGTTGTTCCATGggggatcctgactcatggactgATCGGAGATGATTAGATATCCTCGATGTACCTTAGGATTAGTAGAGTCCTATACTCATATCTCATGGATTGATTGTCTCTACTATTTGGAGTGTTATTGATTATCGATTAAAAAAGCAAGAGATACCTTGGATTTCAGTTGTGATACACTTTTTGTAGGATGGTAATATATATTTCTACAGCTCGCTAGTACCCCCATGATGAGAGTGGGTCACTGGAAGATAGGTGTGTGAGGACATGACTGGTTTGTTTCACTTTAAGATATATGATAATAAATTTGCCTCATTAGATATAGTCTCTGTAGTGGTACAACATAGTCGTGCAATGTTGAACCATGACGGGTATTTCTTTCTTTCTCTATTAGTTCTTTTGAACATAGAGCATGGATATTACTGGATGATTAGCTTGCTTTACCTTGGATTGTCTATTGATTGCTATATTCCTGCATGATatttatgtttgaattttttGAGGTATACCACTAACCCAAGAGAGTAGGTAGCATaaggaatgtcaggttgattgggttaaaTATGCTGACTATGCAGGGGGTGTGTGTATACATGTCCAGTTAGGGTTATTGAAGATTTCTTGTGGATTATACCTATGTGGTTaagtgtacgtgtctgattgtattattggaggtatcttgtcgaaTTAATCTGTGTGTACATTTGTTTggtgtattattggaggtattttgttgaTTAAATCTGTGTTGTGTTATGTGTACATGGGTTTggtgtattgttggaggtatcatgctGATTATACTCGTGTAGTGTGTgcgtttggtgtgtactaattggagggtCATGCCGTTCAtatctatgttgtgtgtgcacgtgtgtcaggtgtattattggtagtatcatgatgattctacctatgttgagtgtctacattatatcattggttgtattaccctgtggCCTAATTCTCCTACTGGTGGGTGGCCCATtacgatgttgagagagttgacaatggatttgatttgcttactaggttgttatacccttggcTGCTCACAGTGATCTGTAGTAGACTGATCATGTGCAGTCTCTAGTTAGATAGTTAAATGTCTTGGTcacttatggattgtttgtggtggagcgttgctcccacatattttggattgttgtggtggagcgttgctcctacatgttatggattgtttgtggtgtaGCGTTtctcccacatattgtggattaCTTGTAGTGGAGCGCTGCTCCCATATAGGTTACAATACAggtggtagagtgttgctcccacatatgtggtatttcttgtgatggagcgttgctctcacattcgatggtttattctttggtgatttatagttaGTGATCAAATTTCAGACttgttgtcagggatcttatagttgagtatgcctgttgtacgggcattatgagttcctggttttaccattagggcttacagtgccttagatattttcatggacttgatgattttggcattcctaggatgtttggattggtttctaTTATCTTTGTCGATGATATTGTGGTCTATTTTTTATTTAAGGTGTAAAACGTACACCATCTTCACATAGTTTTAGAGaggtttcgacgggaacatctatatatgaagttcagtagtgcatattttgattgtcttATGTAAGATTCTGGGACACCTGGTCACCAGTAAAGGTATACcagtggatccacaggagatgtAGGCTGTGTTACCCGTTAGGAGTAGCCATAGTATATACAGGACACTCGCaactccttggtttggccggaTATTGCAGACGGttcattgagggtttctctcgcattGCTATGTCATTGACATGGTTGATCAGGAAAGGCATGAAGCTCACGTAGCCAAAAGAATGCGAGACCAGCTTCTAAGAGCTGAAGCGAagattagtgtcggcaccagttCTGGCTTTGCCCTTCGGAGAGGACGAATTCGTACTCTGCACCAacacttctctacagggtttggacGCTATTTTGATatagcacggcagggtagtctcctatgcttctcgccagttgaagaagcatgagaagaactactcaAGTCATGATCTAGAGTCGCCCGCCGTTacatttgctttgaagatttggcgacatcatctgtacagtattacatttgagattctcactgatcataagagtctcaaatatcttttcactcagaaggaacacaatctccgacagaggagatagatggagttcctaaaggatcATGATTGTACCATCAGCTACCAcctagggaaagctaatgtggttgccgatgcatttAGCCGGAAGTCCaaagtgttggaccccgtggtagttttgatgtgatcaaccactttggttaggtcctgcgttgtatttgatccctgtgtctgagtgtacaggagcttaggagtgcaggaagtcgagcggaagacgcagctagcgagaaggacggcacgggaagggagccgacgggctcggtgcatctgaaggacgagagagctgcggaagagtactccggtgggcgtgaagagcgtgcgcggcgttcgagggacgttaagccaggacggaaggctgctcgaggaaggccggaagttgggttcgggtgagccctatttcgattggccgcaatcacccaaaagatcggagcatcggaagtcggaacaagctggaaacgaagtcaaaggagctgagctgccagcttggaggcgccttcagcttgaaggctccttcagccaggtt from Zingiber officinale cultivar Zhangliang chromosome 5B, Zo_v1.1, whole genome shotgun sequence encodes the following:
- the LOC121984398 gene encoding dnaJ homolog subfamily B member 1-like, which gives rise to MGVDYYNILKVNRNATDDDLKKTYRRLAMQWHPDKNPNNKKEAEAKFKQISEAYEVLSDPNKRAIYDQYGEEGLKGMPPPGSQSATSNGTTCPSNFKFNPRDAEDIFAEIFGSNNPFGFESMNRAKSTKYQRDGNGTFGGFGRTNSTFRPYAEGPAGPSSSQPRKPPAVENNLPCSLEELYTGSKRKMKISRNVLQSNGRTTVETEILTIEIKPGWKKGTRITFPNKGNEQVNRLSADLVFIVDEKPHDVYKRDGNDLQVHQKISLVDALAGTTIKLKTLDGRDLSVKVTDVVIPGYELVIAKEGMPIAKEPNNKGNLIIKFDVKFPSRLTPGQRGDIRRVLGA